TCATTTGGGGCAGTCCTGAAGCTGGCTTGCAAAAAAACGGAAAACAACCCCGTGCACAGGAAAGGTGCGGGGGCGCTCAACTCATTTGTGTACGAACAAATACGGGGTTTCGGCCAAAACGCAATTCACATTTTTGCAATGCGCAATTGACTTCGTTTTGTGAGATTTACAATAGAACCCCGTATTTTCCCGGTTCGCGCTGGCGCGGTTACCCACCGGGAGCTCAACCTCCGGCGTCGTCCTGGCGAAAGCCAGGACCCATACCCACCGGCCCCTGTAATGTGCAGGCCGGGAGTTGACAGCATGTCGCCACATCGGCAGTCGGGGTAATGGGTCCTGGCCTTCGCCAGGACGACATGCGCTACGGCAACGACCGCGGGTTACCCGCCGTCCGCCGGCGCCCCCGTGATCAGCGGCCCGATCTCGCGCTCCAGCACCTGCTGCACCAGATCATAGGAATCGATGATCTCGCGGATCTGCGACACCAGCCCGCCGCGGAAGCTGTAGAACACCGCCATGTCGAACTGCACGACCCGGTCATTGCTGCGCTTCCTGAAATAAGTATGCATGTAGGTCGCGACCTCGTCGCCCTCGGCGACGATGACGGGCGTCTTGTAGCGGACTTCCGAATAGCGCGACCAGACCGTCTGCCAGAGCTCACGCAGCTCTTGCTTGCCGTGGCGCGGCACCATGTGCGGCAGCACGTCGATCGGCGCGTGGGTGAGGAAGTCGACATCGTCGGTGCAGCAGGACAGCGCCGCCTCGATATCCCCGCGTGCGAAGACGTCGAGCAGATGCACGACGCGCTGGCGGTTCAGCTTCTCGACCGTCATTCCGCCCGTCCTTGTGGCCCCGTGGCGTTGCGCAAGGCTAACGCGCGGCCTCACGCGCCGGCAATCCGCAAAATCACCGGGATGTTACAGACGGTATGACGCGCGAGCGCAATGCCAGGTTCATGGCGGCTGGCCCGAGTGGCGTTGGATCTGCACGAGTTCCTGCCGCATGGCGCGCAACGCGCATGGACGAACGCGCAAGGCACAACGCCGCACGCGCATGGAACCGCGCCGCGCGCCCGCCCGTTATGACGCCGACAACGCATCCGGAGACATCCATGAAATCCCTCTTCGCCATCGCCGCCGTGCTGCTCATGCTTGGCGCAACCTCCGCCGCCAGCGCCAAAGGCTGCATCAAGGGCGCCATCGTCGGCGGCGTCGCCGGCCACTATGCCGGCCATCACGGCGTCCTCGGCGCTGCTGCCGGCTGCCTCTACGGCAGGCATCACGCAAAGGAACAGGAGCGGCAACAGCAGCAGAGGCAGGTGAACGGGCAGGGGAAGTTGTAGCCCACGTCATTCCGGGTCGCGCGAAGCCGTCGCCGCGGCGGCGGCCTGTTCCCTCGCCCCGCTTGCGGGGAGAGGGTGGGGTGAGGGGGAGCCTCCCCGGGGACGGTGACAGTTGCCCTCGCGGAGACTCCCCCTCACCCGATCGCTCCGCGATCGACCTCTCCCCGCAGGGGGCGAGGTGAAGGATGGCCGCCGCACCGCGTGACCCATCTCACATCACCGCTGTCCCGGCGCCTCTAACGTCACCCCCATGTCATCAGGGAGACGTGCCATGGCCGCCATCGCCACCGCCAGAAAGTCCCGCCTGCACAACGCGCTCGAAGGCCTCGCGCTGACCGCGATCCTCCTGAGCTTCCCGACCTTCGCCGCCGCCGCCTTCCTGCTCAAGCTCGCCGGCAACCACGACCTCGTCGGCGATCCCGGCGTCGCCATCTTCGTCGCCATCGCTTCGCTCGCCCATGCGCTGTTCGCCGTGACCCTGGGCCCGAGCTTCCCCGCCTTGTTCAAGACC
This genomic stretch from Bradyrhizobium sp. CCGB12 harbors:
- a CDS encoding nuclear transport factor 2 family protein; translation: MTVEKLNRQRVVHLLDVFARGDIEAALSCCTDDVDFLTHAPIDVLPHMVPRHGKQELRELWQTVWSRYSEVRYKTPVIVAEGDEVATYMHTYFRKRSNDRVVQFDMAVFYSFRGGLVSQIREIIDSYDLVQQVLEREIGPLITGAPADGG